From the genome of Odocoileus virginianus isolate 20LAN1187 ecotype Illinois chromosome 16, Ovbor_1.2, whole genome shotgun sequence, one region includes:
- the CYP1A2 gene encoding cytochrome P450 1A2 has product MTLSQPSPFSAMELLLASAVFCLVFWVVRAWRPRVPQGLKSPPEPWGLPLLGHVLTLGKNPHVVLSQLSQRYGDVLQIRIGCTPVLVLSGLDTIRQALVRQGDDFKGRPDLYSFTLITDGQSMTFNPDSGPVWAARRRLAQNALNTFSVASDPSSSSSCYLEDHVSKEAEALLGKFQDLMAGPGRFDPYGHVVASVANVIGAMCFGQHFPQSSEEMLSLVEHSHEFVESASSGNPVDFFPILKYLPNPALQRFKSFNQRFLQFVRKMVQENYQDFDKNIIQDIIGALFKHSEDNSQASSRLISQEKTVNLVNDLFGAGFDTITTAISWSLMYLVTNPKIQRKIQEELDRVIGRARRPRLSDRSQLPYLEAFILETFRHSSFVPFTIPHSTTRDTTLNGFFIPKERCVFINQWQVNHDPKLWRDPSEFRPERFLTSDGTTIDKISSEKVLLFGMGKRRCIGEVMARWEVFLFLAILLQQLEFSVPPGVKVDLTPTYGLTMKHARCKHVQARLRFPIK; this is encoded by the exons ATGACATTGTCCCAGCCCAGTCCCTTCTCAGCCATGGAGCTTCTCCTGGCCTCTGCCGTCTTCTGCCTGGTATTCTGGGTGGTCAGGGCCTGGCGGCCTCGGGTCCCTCAAGGCCTGAAGAGTCCACCGGAGCCCTGGGGCTTGCCCCTGCTCGGGCACGTGCTGACCTTGGGGAAGAACCCACACGTGGTCCTGTCACAGCTGAGCCAGCGCTATGGGGACGTGCTGCAGATCCGCATTGGCTGCACACCCGTGCTGGTGCTCAGTGGCCTGGACACCATCCGGCAGGCCCTGGTGCGGCAGGGCGATGATTTCAAGGGCCGGCCCGACCTCTACAGCTTCACCTTGATCACTGATGGCCAGAGCATGACCTTCAACCCAGACTCTGGACCGGTGTGGGCTGCCCGGCGACGCCTGGCCCAGAATGCTCTCAACACCTTCTCAGTCGCCTCAGACCCGTCTTCCTCGTCCTCCTGCTACCTGGAGGATCACGTGAGCAAGGAGGCTGAGGCCCTCCTGGGCAAGTTCCAGGACCTGATGGCAGGGCCTGGGCGCTTTGACCCCTATGGCCACGTGGTGGCATCGGTGGCCAACGTCATCGGTGCCATGTGCTTCGGGCAGCACTTCCCCCAGAGCAGTGAGGAGATGCTCAGTCTGGTGGAGCACAGCCATGAGTTCGTGGAATCCGCCAGCTCTGGGAATCCTGTGGACTTCTTCCCCATCCTTAAATACCTGCCCAACCCGGCTCTGCAAAGGTTCAAGAGCTTCAACCAGAGGTTCCTGCAGTTTGTGCGGAAAATGGTCCAGGAGAACTACCAGGACTTTGACAAG AACATCATCCAGGACATCATAGGCGCCCTGTTCAAGCACAGTGAAGATAATTCCCAAGCCAGCAGTCGCCTCATCTCCCAGGAGAAGACTGTCAACCTTGTCAACGACCTCTTTGGGGCCG GGTTTGACACCATCACAAcagccatctcctggagccttaTGTACCTTGTGACAAATCCTAAGATACAGAGAAAGATCCAGGAGGAGCTGG ACAGAGTGATTGGCAGGGCGCGGCGGCCCCGGCTCTCCGACAGATCCCAGCTGCCCTATTTGGAGGCCTTCATCTTGGAGACCTTCCGACACTCCTCCTTCGTCCCCTTCACCATCCCCCACAG CACAACAAGGGATACAACACTGAATGGCTTCTTCATCCCCAAGGAACGCTGTGTCTTCATAAATCAGTGGCAGGTCAATCATGACCC GAAGCTCTGGCGGGATCCATCTGAGTTCCGGCCAGAGAGATTCCTCACGTCTGATGGCACCACCATCGATAAGATCTCGAGTGAGAAAGTGTTACTCTTCGGCATGGGCAAGCGCCGGTGCATAGGGGAGGTCATGGCCAGGTGGGAGGTCTTCCTCTTCCTGGCCATCTTGCTGCAGCAGCTGGAGTTCAGCGTGCCACCAGGTGTGAAAGTGGACCTAACCCCCACCTACGGGCTGACCATGAAGCATGCCCGCTGCAAGCACGTGCAGGCACGGCTGCGCTTCCCCATCAAGTGA